The genomic DNA TGGGAGTCTCTTAGATTTAAAACTAGTGGATGTCATCTGTTCAAGCCCAAGAACAAAGTCATCGTCTAAGATATTTCCCAAGACATCCTCCATCTCAGCATCTCGCCTACGTGGTAGCGAAGCCTCTAGTTCACTCAAAAGCTCATCGGCTCGTTGCCTTGTCCTACAATCATCTGCACCCAAAACCCTAGACTCGAGAACCTCGTCAAGAACGGATCTTCCCTCGTCAAACCTGCCTTGTTTGATAAGGCACATCGCTAGGTTGCACGATTTGTTAGCGTCTGGCTCCACCATCTTAGCTTTTCTGTATACCGCTTCTGCCGACAAGTACTTAGCTTGTTGCATGTATGCCCACCCCAAGTTCCCCTGTTTATAAATTCCAATTGAATCCATCAGTTCAACGCGGAAAAGGAAACACAAGTGAAACTAGACGAAGAGTTCGAGTTGGTAAAATTTAGTTACCAGTAATCTTGAGATTTCTTGTTGAACCGTCACTTGAAACTTTTTGCCGTGAGAGCGAGCGGTCTTGGTGGGTTTACCATTGAAAGCCTCCCCTTGATAGATCTGCCTCAGTTTCCTCTTCAATAACTCAACTTGCTCCTCCATTCTTCCACATTTCTGTTCATTGTAAGATACTAATTTTAGTATTTGAAAGTGTCTTTGAATATTCGTCTAGCGGAAAAAAACTCAATCTATAATGCATGGTCTACACCTCAATGACTacaagactatatatatacaactttatGTTAGAGTTCAAGTAGATAAATGTATAGTTATAGTAAGACCTTGTATAAGTCGATGAGGACGTTGTCGAGGGAATCTTGGGAGTTTTTGGAACAACGAGGACGGAAAGATTTGATGGCTTCGATGGCTTCTTCAGAACGGTCAAGTTGTTTCATTACTACAGCCATGTCCTTGAGAGCACTGTCTACTCTGTCTCCTGTGTTAATGGCTTTCCAAAACCACACTATGGCCATCTCCGGGTTCTTCTCTATCAACTGTAACCAAAATTATTAAGCCATACTGTTAATGATTTGAAACCTTGCCTAAGGCCATACTCatctgaaaatatataaaattattaatgtattTGAGCAATTATGAGATAATGTGATGGCCaatataaaatgtaaagaaGAATATTCTTTGAGAAGTGAGAACTTATTTGCAACATTCTGAGGAAAAGTAAACGCAAATATTAATGCGAGAATCTGGTTCGTTCGGTCGGTGTAACTAGTGACTCTCATACGCACACCGCACCATCTTGGCTAtaaatttgaactttttgtgttcttttttttcttgtggtgCCTAATCAGCTAAAaagaagtttatttttttttttctgtcgatttaattaaatttaactttttaaccaaaaaaataagaaaaggaaaaaagaaaagagaaaaagacaaTTACGAAAATTGTCTTTTCATACCTAACTTCCTTGCtagattttttcctttttgcaaGAACTCTtaatctcgttttttttttgtcaacatttcaAGCAAAATATACAATGACATTTCAATCCAAAAttcatacaaattaaacataGCTACTTTGATATCCAAGCCCATAGGactttaataataatttattttctcaaagataacagtaaaacaaatttacaaaaatatggtGGTAATATAATTTTTGCATTTATCACGCGTGTTTTATATGAAAAGCGTGATACTATTATCGAAAATAGCGcatcatatttacaaaaaaatacacgCAAAAATTATGCTttttagttaccaaaaaaaattatactcttTTCAACACGAGATTAATTAACAAGTAACCGATTAACATAATCATTTATTGCAATTACTCTAAAAATAAGTGAAAGTTAAGGAAACTAGCATATAAGAATGAGTAATAtagcacacacacaaaaaaaaaaaagagtaagaatgagtgattaattaatcttttgagATTCGATtcatgaacccaaaaaaaaaaaaaaaaaaacctcaaagaagaagaagaagaatctagaCCTGAGCATGTTTGGCTTTGACATAGGGAGTATCGCCACTAGGAACTTTATGAATCACATGAAACATTTCATCATCTTTCATCGTATTACTCTTTATTGAGTTGTTATTATtgctcttcgtcttcttcaagcttctctccatcttttgcttctctctcacttttctCTTTCTGAACAATAAAGTATACAGATGTCTATTGAGAGGCTGTGAGAGACACAACTTGTGaactaaatcatatatatgcGTACGTTTGTAACTGTAAGAAATGAATTGGGTCGATATCTCGTCTCTGTTCAGTGGAACTGCCACGTCACCTGAAGACTTCTTACCACGTAGGTGTACGAGCAAAACGTGTTCTTTTACTATTGCCACTGTCTCTTTCTACAGTTTGTGTATCTTCTTTAACAGCcaaaaaatatgtgtatatatacatttttgggtgtgtttttttaaaccaccaaaagatttttcttttctttctttctctttgcaTATATTACAAATCTGTTAACCGGTCCATTCTAACTTTGATTGGAAGTAATGCTAACACGAAATTGTATAAGAGAATGCACGAAATCGTTTTGTTTAAAATTCGGAACAAAAGTACATCGACGTTCTTTGACGACGTCTGACATCGTTCATGTATAAATTTGTTACTTCATTTACATTCTAAATTGTCAACATTGGGACGGTGTTGCAGCTGACCTTTAATTATACTTGCATTTCCTTTCAACAACTTGaatattttacaacaaaaatggTTGTTTCCAATTTTATCGAGGGAATTTGTCATGCATGTTAATATATAAACGGAAAATTTTAGCGACAAATCCCTAAATATATTGTAACGGATTGTGTGTGAAACGCAAATTATATATCTCATCTGAGCAGATggcccaaaacaaaacaagcatCCTCTCTCTTTCTACCTCCAACATCTTTCTGACTCATCTAGATATACATATTTATTCATTTAAACTAAGATTggaataaataatatattcaaatatgtTATTCCatgaaatcttattatataaagcttgatgtcaaaattactaattaacaagatcttgacacgtgtcaattatatcattcaaatgttgacacatgttaattttaaattattaaatttttagaaaataaaatgtaaaaattcaaaacctaccatagaatcattataaggaaattatatatataaaaaattcgaaattgtaatattgtttacttattttaattttgagttgctaattttacttattatataaaccttgatgacaaaattactcattaacaagatcgtgacacgtgtcaattatatcattcagatgttgacacatgtcaattcattattaaaattttaaaaaataaaaatgtaaaaaattcaaaacatatcctaaaaaggttttttataaaagtaaatagataaaatcaagatcgtgacacgtgtcaattataccattcagatgttgacacatgtcaattcattattaaaatttaaaaaaataaaaatgtaaaaattcaaaacctaacctaaaaaggttttatataaaaataaatagataaaataaaacctaattttatttcaaatataattataaaataaattatatatatatatatataccataaaattcaaaattataatattatttacttattttaatttttgttgctatattacaaaaaaaatattactttttatataagataaaaaataattatgaaaattatacaattaattattgtttttagaaaaatgtaaatactcacatttacataaagaaaaagattgttgaagtaaaaataataaaaataaaaatagatagtctcatattttttcatcaatcaaataatttattcaaaaagactgatattgtaaaatataagataggagtatgtaagattaacatatgcgtttttgtaactataaaaatataaatacttacctttacataaagaaagagattgttgaagtaaaagatttaaaataaaaatagatcgtttcatatttttttcaccaatcaaataatttatttaaaatgacTACTATTGTAacatataagataggagtatgtaagattaacgtatgcgtttttgtaactataaaaatgttaaagcaatcagacatataataggttatttaatatgttcataaagacaatttgttggtagtagtaaagaatAATGAGTAtatttaacagtaaaatatttttgtgtgtacaaatacacttcaAGTGGTaatgtaaattttgtaaatggatatacattagtgtattatagcaaaaaaaaacaactattttctgtAACTAAAAAGTTTATCTcgttacttttatacattgtttttacttacgaaaagaattaaataaatacatattctttgttaaatttaatttaattttaataaatttgaactCATCTATAACTATTTTcctaactaaaagtgtatctaaattaaaagaaaatttcatgGTTAGTTGCCCAAGCCGGAGGGAagaagtttacaaaagaaacttcagagataagagaacgtgAAGCACAGACAAGACAATTCACCTTCGTATTTGATgcacgcgggatccaagagatgaagaatagttggaaggactccagcgagttgAACTCATCGAACACGTTGGAGAAGGATGGCCAATCATTAGAGGACCTCTCCACAGCGAGTATAATTTTGTTgatcatagaaattttaaaatgtcatttttttttcaaataataaagGAGACATAACTTCTATACTCGCTCGCTTCCTACTAGACGTGGATAGAACGCATCCAAG from Camelina sativa cultivar DH55 chromosome 2, Cs, whole genome shotgun sequence includes the following:
- the LOC104723136 gene encoding protein SULFUR DEFICIENCY-INDUCED 1 gives rise to the protein MERSLKKTKSNNNNSIKSNTMKDDEMFHVIHKVPSGDTPYVKAKHAQLIEKNPEMAIVWFWKAINTGDRVDSALKDMAVVMKQLDRSEEAIEAIKSFRPRCSKNSQDSLDNVLIDLYKKCGRMEEQVELLKRKLRQIYQGEAFNGKPTKTARSHGKKFQVTVQQEISRLLGNLGWAYMQQAKYLSAEAVYRKAKMVEPDANKSCNLAMCLIKQGRFDEGRSVLDEVLESRVLGADDCRTRQRADELLSELEASLPRRRDAEMEDVLGNILDDDFVLGLEQMTSTSFKSKRLPIFEQISSFRNQLVC